A window from Leptothermofonsia sichuanensis E412 encodes these proteins:
- a CDS encoding IS630 family transposase: MSQYARQVIQEERPIRYFAQDESRFGLKTLIGRLITACGIKPIGQWLWLFKAFWLYGAVEPATGESFFLQFSHVDTACYQAFLEEFSKAYPDSLNILQVDNGRFHSSKDLVVPENVILLFQPAYCPELNPIERLWEYLKADLKWASFKTLEQLQAKVDQLLAQLTPEVIASITGYSFILNALSALNPI, encoded by the coding sequence TTGAGCCAGTATGCTCGGCAAGTCATCCAGGAGGAGCGTCCTATCCGTTATTTTGCTCAGGATGAAAGTCGCTTTGGACTCAAAACCCTGATTGGGCGCTTGATTACTGCTTGTGGTATCAAACCGATTGGGCAATGGCTATGGTTGTTCAAAGCGTTTTGGCTCTATGGGGCCGTCGAACCAGCAACCGGAGAGTCGTTTTTCTTGCAATTCTCCCATGTGGATACTGCTTGCTATCAAGCGTTCCTCGAGGAGTTCTCCAAAGCCTACCCCGATAGTCTCAACATTCTACAAGTGGATAACGGGCGTTTTCACAGCAGTAAAGATTTAGTGGTGCCAGAGAATGTGATTTTATTGTTTCAACCTGCTTACTGCCCAGAGTTAAATCCGATTGAAAGGTTGTGGGAATACCTCAAGGCAGATTTGAAGTGGGCTTCGTTCAAAACGCTAGAGCAACTCCAAGCGAAGGTCGATCAACTCCTGGCTCAATTGACTCCAGAAGTTATTGCTTCGATCACAGGATATTCCTTCATCCTGAATGCCCTATCTGCCCTGAACCCCATTTAA
- a CDS encoding nuclease-related domain-containing protein produces the protein MDFHPFTPFDNNAAQNKVWDWLKQAFRQDEGVAYYRYPIFRRIGQLQREPDILLLHRELGLWVIECKGCCIRNIVSIQGHDWTMQEWHSESEAPIAQAEDQMFAVQNKLTERRETRGLVSCNFRVALPFVRWKEWQDREFDANPVTQGTVLVYEDLTPAALRNNLTEAAQCHTNLNGVQGR, from the coding sequence ATGGATTTTCACCCCTTCACTCCCTTTGATAACAATGCAGCTCAGAATAAGGTTTGGGATTGGTTGAAGCAGGCATTCAGACAGGATGAAGGAGTTGCATATTATCGCTACCCCATCTTCAGGCGCATCGGTCAGCTTCAGCGAGAGCCTGATATTCTCTTATTGCATCGAGAGTTGGGATTATGGGTAATTGAATGTAAAGGATGTTGTATCAGAAATATTGTCAGTATTCAGGGGCATGACTGGACAATGCAGGAATGGCACTCAGAGTCTGAAGCACCTATTGCTCAAGCCGAAGACCAGATGTTTGCTGTTCAAAATAAACTGACAGAGCGGCGTGAGACTCGTGGTTTGGTTTCTTGTAATTTTCGAGTAGCCCTTCCATTTGTCAGGTGGAAAGAATGGCAAGATAGAGAATTTGACGCCAATCCTGTAACTCAAGGGACAGTGCTAGTTTACGAAGATTTAACTCCAGCAGCGTTGAGGAACAACTTAACTGAAGCAGCCCAATGTCATACCAATTTAAATGGGGTTCAGGGCAGATAG
- a CDS encoding alpha/beta hydrolase has translation MQLLKSFRLGRKSKKRFFQVVMVVFLFLNGLSYLGAYALTHFSSPGHVGLGLPRPNSSRLPSDIGLEYVTQRISINQTEWLETWFIPAQHHVSTGTVLLFPGNGGSKAKQLLAPTKVFHRLGYDTLLIDFRGVGASSGNTTTLGIREAKDVALALSYAQHSNLQRPFVLYGVSMGSAAILKAIAHEKINPDAVILELPFARLLDAVRSRLRAIRVPTFPMAEMLVFWGSIQHRFNGFTHNPVTYAKQVRCPALLLHGKLDKWTTVAEINQIFQNLNGSKELTIFPNTGHSLLVTVDKEHWQRSVDQFLKGV, from the coding sequence GTGCAGTTATTGAAGTCCTTTAGGCTGGGAAGAAAAAGCAAGAAGCGGTTTTTCCAAGTTGTAATGGTTGTTTTTCTGTTTCTTAATGGTTTGTCTTACCTTGGTGCCTATGCCCTAACACACTTCAGTTCTCCTGGTCATGTGGGATTGGGACTTCCTAGACCTAACAGTTCCAGGCTCCCCAGCGATATTGGACTTGAATATGTCACACAACGTATCTCCATCAATCAAACTGAGTGGCTAGAAACCTGGTTCATTCCTGCTCAACATCATGTATCCACTGGTACTGTCCTGCTATTTCCCGGTAATGGAGGTAGTAAGGCTAAACAACTTCTAGCCCCAACCAAGGTGTTTCATCGTTTAGGCTACGACACCTTGCTTATTGATTTCCGAGGTGTAGGCGCTTCTAGCGGTAATACGACAACTCTAGGTATACGGGAAGCTAAAGATGTTGCTCTAGCATTGAGTTACGCTCAACATTCAAATTTGCAGCGTCCATTTGTTCTCTATGGTGTGTCAATGGGAAGTGCAGCGATTCTAAAAGCAATCGCCCATGAAAAAATTAATCCTGATGCTGTGATCCTTGAACTTCCTTTTGCAAGACTGTTAGATGCTGTTAGAAGTCGATTGAGAGCAATCAGGGTTCCAACATTTCCGATGGCTGAAATGCTTGTCTTTTGGGGAAGTATTCAGCATAGATTCAATGGTTTTACGCATAATCCAGTAACTTATGCCAAGCAAGTTCGATGTCCTGCTTTGTTGTTGCATGGCAAACTTGATAAGTGGACTACTGTGGCGGAAATCAATCAGATCTTTCAAAATCTGAACGGTTCCAAGGAATTAACCATTTTCCCAAACACGGGTCATAGCTTGCTCGTTACGGTTGATAAGGAACATTGGCAGCGAAGTGTTGATCAATTTTTGAAGGGAGTTTAG
- a CDS encoding META domain-containing protein codes for MNSNAAFNHAFTGCIATLILGVGITSAPPVVLANPVMEQPVLQHNRLLLMTQSSVSIEGSWRLANMSESSAPTPMVPPATPALTADFSKGRITGSGGCNRFMGDYQTSADQLTIGPLASTFKACEEPILNQEFKFLKALQGAQRYEVNDDGLQIFYTTEEGSGVLRFVSQAITGLW; via the coding sequence ATGAATTCTAACGCTGCCTTTAATCATGCATTTACAGGGTGCATTGCCACCCTGATTCTGGGTGTGGGTATCACATCTGCGCCCCCCGTCGTGTTGGCAAACCCGGTTATGGAACAGCCCGTTTTACAACACAATCGACTCCTTCTAATGACTCAATCCTCTGTTTCAATTGAAGGGAGTTGGCGACTGGCAAATATGTCGGAGTCATCTGCGCCAACCCCTATGGTGCCTCCCGCAACTCCTGCCCTGACGGCAGACTTTTCGAAGGGGCGGATCACTGGCTCCGGTGGTTGCAACCGTTTTATGGGAGATTATCAAACCAGCGCTGACCAACTGACCATTGGACCTCTGGCATCCACATTTAAGGCTTGTGAGGAGCCAATCCTGAACCAGGAGTTCAAATTTCTGAAGGCGCTACAGGGTGCCCAACGCTATGAAGTGAACGATGATGGGTTGCAAATCTTCTATACCACTGAAGAGGGGTCAGGGGTTTTACGCTTTGTCTCGCAGGCGATTACAGGATTATGGTAG
- a CDS encoding DUF308 domain-containing protein, which yields MRCTCRLWELGNILGAALTLTLVFGWVILAQGVLEVIAAFKSRSEPGWVWILISGILAIILGILILYQWPIGAAWLLGVFVGINLLFTGVSMILITSGLRRFRLGAEV from the coding sequence ATGCGTTGCACGTGTCGTCTGTGGGAACTGGGCAATATCCTGGGAGCAGCCCTCACACTCACATTAGTTTTTGGATGGGTAATTCTGGCTCAGGGAGTACTTGAGGTGATTGCAGCGTTCAAATCACGCTCAGAGCCAGGCTGGGTTTGGATTTTGATCAGTGGCATCCTGGCAATTATTCTGGGGATTTTGATCTTGTATCAATGGCCTATTGGAGCCGCCTGGTTGCTGGGAGTTTTTGTCGGGATTAATTTACTCTTTACAGGCGTCTCGATGATTTTGATTACCTCAGGGCTACGTCGCTTTCGATTAGGAGCTGAAGTCTAA
- a CDS encoding glucose 1-dehydrogenase, whose amino-acid sequence MKGLAGKNALITGASSGIGQAIAIRLAQEGCNIAINYRKSVEEARDTQEQAMQKACGQVEDCGRRSLLIQGDVSREEDILNMVNQTIEQFGNLDILVNNAGIQKECPAHEVTAKDFDQVLSVNLRGAFLCAREMIKHCLNQNRPGVIINISSVHEVIPRPFYVSYSVSKGGMENLTKTLALEYAARGIRVNGIAPGATITPINRDWVEDPEKSAVVKSHIPMARAGTAEEMAASVAFLASDDASYITGQTLFIDGGLTLYADFREAWSA is encoded by the coding sequence ATGAAAGGATTAGCTGGAAAGAATGCCCTGATTACGGGAGCAAGTTCAGGAATTGGACAGGCGATCGCAATTCGTCTTGCACAGGAAGGCTGCAATATTGCCATCAACTACCGTAAAAGTGTTGAAGAAGCCAGAGATACCCAGGAACAGGCCATGCAAAAAGCCTGTGGTCAGGTAGAAGACTGTGGCAGGCGATCGCTGCTGATCCAGGGTGATGTTTCCAGGGAAGAAGACATTCTCAATATGGTCAATCAAACGATTGAGCAATTTGGTAATCTCGATATTTTGGTCAACAATGCTGGAATTCAGAAAGAATGCCCTGCCCATGAAGTCACAGCTAAGGATTTTGACCAGGTCCTGTCCGTCAACCTGCGTGGGGCGTTTCTATGCGCCAGGGAAATGATTAAGCATTGTTTAAATCAAAATCGTCCGGGCGTTATTATCAACATCTCCAGTGTGCATGAAGTGATTCCTCGCCCCTTTTATGTGAGTTATTCCGTCAGTAAAGGTGGCATGGAAAATCTGACGAAAACGTTGGCGCTGGAATACGCCGCACGGGGGATTCGGGTCAATGGGATCGCTCCTGGTGCTACGATTACTCCAATTAACCGGGACTGGGTTGAGGATCCGGAGAAAAGCGCTGTCGTCAAGAGCCATATTCCAATGGCGCGGGCAGGGACGGCTGAAGAAATGGCAGCCAGTGTTGCCTTCCTGGCTTCTGATGATGCTTCCTATATTACGGGGCAAACCCTTTTTATTGATGGCGGATTGACCCTCTATGCCGACTTTCGAGAAGCCTGGTCGGCATAG
- a CDS encoding iron uptake porin → MVKSFWSVLACSLTLGSSGLWLDGAVVAGEQTIPSPSGAVTTSFYLGELEEGEGDSWQGRSPDDPSGMEQVTAVAQLTDVRPADWAFQALQSLVERYGCIIGYPDRTFRGNRALSRYEFAAGLNACLDRMNELIAASAADRIQQKDLDTLQRLADTFARDLATLKTRVVDLESRTGILEAQQFSTTTKLNGEVIGYLGGASGRVASDVNQTTISHRVRLNFDTSFNGKDRLRTRLQASNLQLFNAGNPNITNQTGGGFGAPQRFASTFPTAFSDEARILPSFASADRNNSSVRIQYLAYEFPVGDRLNLYLSAGETDPTFLGADPISPFSDFATGSISNFANSNPLYYPMGNQAGFGFDFKLTNWLTLAGGYAGQGADGIGDPNLPGRSSGIFNGGYTTFGQLTAYDGNLTAAVFYMNTYTPQFGIDTLAGSNAAKVSTGGFSTPFDDRVSASHFGMVANYRVNDDIQVGGWIGYANARVLGVDTLGVATGNQGNVKVLNYAVTLAFPDLLLKGNLGGIVVGMQPRVIDTSNARVAEAIGLPDGRRQDRNGGFHIEAFYRIRLNDNISITPGIFWLTAPNHDARNPDAVIGILRTSFVF, encoded by the coding sequence ATGGTGAAATCATTTTGGTCTGTACTGGCATGTTCGCTGACCCTGGGGAGCAGCGGTCTCTGGCTGGATGGCGCTGTTGTGGCTGGAGAACAGACCATCCCCTCTCCATCCGGTGCCGTCACAACCTCTTTCTACCTGGGTGAACTGGAGGAAGGGGAGGGGGATAGCTGGCAGGGGCGATCGCCCGACGACCCCAGTGGCATGGAACAGGTCACCGCTGTTGCCCAGCTAACCGATGTCAGACCTGCTGATTGGGCATTTCAGGCATTGCAATCCCTGGTAGAACGGTATGGGTGCATAATTGGTTATCCTGACCGTACCTTTCGCGGCAACCGGGCACTCAGCCGCTACGAATTTGCGGCTGGTCTGAATGCCTGCCTGGATCGGATGAATGAACTGATTGCAGCATCTGCCGCTGACCGGATCCAGCAGAAGGACCTGGATACCTTACAAAGGTTAGCAGATACCTTTGCCAGAGACCTGGCAACGCTCAAAACGCGGGTAGTCGATCTGGAATCAAGAACCGGCATTCTGGAGGCACAACAGTTTTCAACCACCACCAAACTGAATGGAGAAGTGATTGGTTATCTGGGAGGTGCTTCTGGACGGGTGGCCAGCGATGTCAATCAAACCACCATCAGCCACCGGGTTCGTCTCAACTTTGATACCAGCTTTAATGGCAAAGACCGTCTGAGAACCCGTTTGCAAGCTTCGAATCTCCAACTGTTTAATGCCGGCAATCCCAACATTACCAACCAGACCGGGGGTGGTTTTGGTGCTCCCCAACGGTTTGCATCTACTTTTCCCACTGCCTTCTCGGATGAGGCTCGGATTTTGCCATCCTTCGCCTCAGCAGACAGAAACAATAGCTCTGTTCGGATTCAATACCTGGCTTACGAGTTTCCTGTGGGCGATCGCCTCAACCTCTATCTCAGTGCCGGGGAAACAGATCCCACCTTCCTGGGCGCGGATCCCATTTCCCCCTTTAGTGACTTTGCCACAGGTTCGATTTCCAACTTTGCCAACTCCAATCCGCTCTACTACCCAATGGGCAACCAGGCAGGGTTTGGGTTTGACTTTAAACTGACAAACTGGCTGACCCTGGCAGGGGGCTATGCCGGGCAGGGGGCAGATGGCATTGGAGATCCCAACCTTCCTGGGCGCAGTTCCGGCATTTTCAACGGGGGCTATACCACCTTTGGACAACTGACGGCCTACGACGGTAATCTAACCGCGGCTGTGTTTTACATGAACACCTATACGCCTCAGTTTGGGATTGACACCCTGGCTGGCAGTAATGCCGCTAAAGTGAGTACCGGTGGTTTCAGCACTCCCTTTGATGACCGCGTGAGTGCCAGCCATTTTGGTATGGTTGCCAACTATCGAGTTAATGATGACATTCAGGTAGGTGGGTGGATTGGCTATGCCAATGCTCGCGTTCTGGGGGTAGATACCCTCGGAGTTGCCACCGGCAACCAGGGAAATGTCAAAGTTTTGAACTATGCGGTGACACTGGCATTTCCTGACTTGTTGCTCAAAGGTAACCTGGGCGGCATTGTGGTTGGGATGCAGCCACGGGTAATCGATACCAGTAATGCCAGAGTGGCTGAGGCCATTGGTCTCCCTGATGGGCGCAGACAGGATCGTAATGGCGGGTTCCACATCGAAGCCTTTTATCGGATTCGGTTGAATGACAATATTTCGATTACCCCTGGTATTTTCTGGCTCACAGCCCCCAACCACGATGCCCGTAACCCGGATGCGGTTATTGGGATTCTCCGCACCTCATTTGTTTTTTGA
- a CDS encoding tellurite resistance TerB C-terminal domain-containing protein, protein MLRNRFLLGFVAFSISFSISWASDRNVNKALATGLTTLPAAIIASMLVDRRSHPRLEARIRALQKHIRVLQKRYSEAYQAYAELAAEREQLMLDSTLEQPPVKPPLLPASLAVPSQSPPKKKPISWDLSVPMGRDSAIEVKPYELPTEIQALPNAGSRSESVVVPAHPSSIPLNRVLVEAEAAKRNIEAKLKSLQVELDQLQAQVASRRQTRDGLVQELADLNQQKRGLQAEVAALQPAIDELKQARKALEQSVAEAEAKRQQLEQGVQPLQMALKQLQSQVDTRQEELRRLELQISDRCQQKEDLERQLASLAVQRQSFQAQVAAADLSLVPTNGKSHPAPKKDTSPRHSAKQLNPRSAVTVAASKPEQTTTTQTMSTIAEPAKAEKPSPESSEGWDDLMEQLPEYELQVLRAIVEQNNPAGLIKKIAEDNLTMPEMLIDSINERALETVGDIIIEPGTHSSSVAIAREHLRTVKKLLTQNL, encoded by the coding sequence ATGCTAAGAAATCGGTTTCTCCTGGGGTTCGTTGCTTTTAGTATCAGTTTTAGCATTAGCTGGGCATCAGACCGGAATGTGAACAAAGCCCTGGCAACCGGGCTGACCACCTTGCCTGCGGCGATTATTGCCTCCATGCTGGTCGATCGCCGTTCCCATCCCAGGCTGGAAGCCAGAATAAGGGCACTCCAGAAGCATATTCGGGTTTTGCAAAAGCGGTATAGCGAGGCTTACCAGGCTTATGCAGAATTGGCTGCCGAACGAGAACAGCTCATGCTGGATTCAACCCTGGAGCAGCCCCCTGTCAAGCCGCCCTTGCTCCCGGCATCCCTGGCCGTTCCCTCCCAATCTCCTCCCAAAAAAAAGCCAATCAGTTGGGATCTCTCTGTGCCAATGGGGCGGGATTCTGCGATTGAAGTGAAACCCTATGAACTTCCGACCGAAATTCAAGCCCTGCCCAATGCGGGATCCAGGTCTGAATCTGTAGTCGTCCCAGCTCATCCGTCCAGTATCCCGTTGAACCGGGTTCTGGTTGAGGCGGAAGCTGCAAAACGCAACATTGAGGCTAAATTAAAATCCCTTCAGGTAGAACTGGACCAACTGCAAGCGCAGGTGGCGAGCCGTCGTCAAACACGGGACGGGTTGGTTCAAGAACTGGCTGACCTGAACCAGCAGAAGCGGGGGTTGCAGGCTGAGGTGGCCGCTTTACAGCCAGCGATCGACGAACTGAAACAGGCTCGGAAGGCACTGGAGCAGTCTGTTGCTGAGGCAGAGGCAAAACGCCAGCAACTGGAACAGGGGGTTCAACCGTTGCAAATGGCGTTGAAGCAGCTACAGAGTCAGGTCGATACACGGCAAGAGGAACTGCGTCGATTGGAGCTTCAGATCAGCGATCGCTGCCAGCAAAAAGAGGACCTGGAGCGTCAGTTAGCCAGTTTAGCCGTTCAGCGTCAGTCGTTTCAGGCACAGGTGGCGGCTGCCGATCTTTCCCTGGTGCCGACCAATGGAAAATCTCACCCGGCTCCGAAAAAAGATACCAGTCCCAGGCATTCCGCTAAACAACTGAATCCACGTTCTGCGGTCACCGTTGCCGCCAGCAAACCAGAGCAGACGACGACGACTCAAACGATGTCAACAATTGCCGAACCAGCGAAGGCTGAAAAACCCTCTCCGGAGTCATCGGAGGGATGGGATGACTTGATGGAGCAGTTGCCGGAGTATGAGCTTCAGGTATTGCGGGCAATTGTGGAGCAAAATAATCCAGCAGGTTTGATTAAGAAGATTGCAGAAGACAACCTAACGATGCCGGAGATGCTGATTGACTCGATCAACGAGCGGGCACTTGAAACCGTGGGAGACATCATTATTGAGCCGGGAACCCATTCCAGTTCAGTGGCGATCGCCCGCGAACATTTGCGCACGGTCAAGAAGTTACTCACTCAAAACCTGTAA
- a CDS encoding TIGR02117 family protein — MAGSILSVLAVLTIAALTPRKWGSLPPQGDCTLKVYVSGDVMHTNLIVPVSSAGFDWHNYLDLDRVGNQPADNYRYLQFGWGDRIFYMETPSWAEMNYSSALRALLLQNPSAMFVKGHPTVPRYPGETLKCLSLSQADYLALMKYIEASFQADPQGRKVRLGSGQDGESGFYAANGKYSMFKTCNSWTAEGLRAANVNTPLWGGLAPAVLFHLQDDCQCKE, encoded by the coding sequence TTGGCTGGTAGTATTTTGTCAGTTTTGGCTGTGTTGACGATCGCAGCCCTTACTCCCCGTAAGTGGGGCAGCCTTCCTCCTCAAGGAGACTGCACCCTTAAAGTCTATGTCTCAGGGGATGTGATGCACACAAACCTGATTGTCCCGGTATCTTCCGCGGGCTTTGATTGGCACAATTACCTGGATCTGGACAGGGTGGGCAATCAACCCGCCGACAATTACCGTTATCTTCAGTTTGGCTGGGGCGATCGCATCTTTTACATGGAAACCCCTTCCTGGGCAGAAATGAATTATTCCAGCGCCCTCAGAGCGTTGTTGCTGCAAAATCCCTCTGCCATGTTCGTCAAAGGACATCCCACAGTTCCCCGCTATCCGGGCGAAACCCTCAAATGTCTCAGCCTCAGCCAGGCTGACTATCTGGCACTGATGAAATACATTGAAGCCTCCTTTCAGGCAGACCCTCAGGGCAGAAAAGTCAGACTGGGCAGCGGACAGGATGGTGAGAGTGGCTTTTACGCGGCAAATGGGAAATATTCTATGTTTAAAACCTGTAACTCCTGGACAGCCGAGGGGCTGAGAGCCGCAAATGTGAATACTCCCCTCTGGGGGGGACTTGCCCCAGCCGTCCTGTTCCACCTGCAAGATGACTGCCAATGTAAGGAGTAG
- the accC gene encoding acetyl-CoA carboxylase biotin carboxylase subunit: MQFSKILIANRGEIALRILRSCEELGIATVAVHSTIDRHSLHVELADEAVCIGEPPSSKSYLNIPNIIAAALTRNATAIHPGYGFLAENARFAEICADHQIVFIGPSPEAIRAMGDKSTAKKTMQQVGVPTVPGSAGLLTDEAEARAIARKIGYPIIIKATAGGGGRGMRLVQEEGDLSKLFAAAQGEAEAAFGNAGVYLEKFVQKPRHIEFQILADSYGNVIHLGERECSIQRRHQKLLEEAPSPALTPILREKMGAAAVLAAKAINYVGAGTVEFLLDQSGEFYFMEMNTRIQVEHPVTEMITGLDLIAEQIRIAQGERLSLTQDQVTLRGHAIECRINAEDPDHNFRPHPGRINGYLPPSGPGVRMDSHVYTDYEIPPYYDSLIGKLIVWGSDRPAALRRMRRALRECAITGLPTTISFHQKILENPDFQKGDVYTNFVEELMRQEEER, translated from the coding sequence ATGCAGTTTTCAAAAATTTTGATTGCAAATCGCGGAGAGATTGCTTTAAGAATCCTCCGTAGCTGTGAGGAGTTGGGGATCGCGACTGTTGCTGTCCATTCGACCATTGACCGCCACTCCCTTCATGTAGAACTGGCAGATGAAGCAGTCTGTATTGGCGAACCTCCCAGTAGCAAAAGTTACCTGAACATTCCCAATATCATTGCGGCGGCTCTGACTCGTAATGCCACGGCTATCCATCCGGGATATGGATTCCTAGCAGAAAATGCCCGCTTCGCTGAGATTTGCGCGGATCACCAGATTGTCTTTATTGGTCCCTCCCCTGAAGCCATTCGTGCCATGGGGGACAAGTCCACGGCGAAGAAAACCATGCAGCAGGTGGGCGTGCCTACGGTGCCCGGTAGCGCTGGCTTGCTGACCGACGAAGCAGAAGCACGGGCGATCGCCCGTAAAATTGGCTACCCCATTATCATCAAAGCAACCGCTGGCGGTGGGGGACGGGGAATGCGCCTGGTGCAGGAAGAGGGAGATCTGAGCAAACTGTTTGCGGCTGCCCAGGGAGAAGCTGAAGCAGCCTTTGGCAACGCGGGTGTTTACCTGGAAAAATTTGTCCAGAAGCCTCGCCACATCGAGTTTCAAATCCTAGCAGACAGTTATGGCAATGTCATTCACCTGGGCGAGCGGGAATGCTCGATTCAACGACGGCACCAGAAGTTACTAGAAGAAGCTCCCAGCCCTGCGCTTACACCGATCCTGCGAGAAAAAATGGGTGCGGCAGCGGTTCTGGCAGCAAAGGCAATCAATTACGTGGGTGCGGGCACCGTCGAGTTTCTGCTGGACCAATCTGGTGAGTTTTACTTTATGGAGATGAACACCCGCATTCAGGTTGAGCATCCCGTCACCGAGATGATTACGGGTTTAGATTTGATTGCCGAACAAATTCGGATTGCCCAGGGAGAACGGCTGAGCCTGACTCAAGATCAGGTCACCCTGCGGGGACACGCGATCGAATGTCGCATCAACGCTGAAGATCCTGACCACAACTTCCGCCCTCACCCCGGACGCATCAACGGCTACCTCCCTCCTAGTGGACCCGGCGTCAGAATGGACTCCCATGTCTATACCGACTACGAAATTCCGCCCTACTACGATTCCTTGATTGGCAAACTGATTGTCTGGGGCAGCGATCGCCCCGCCGCCCTCCGTCGTATGCGCCGCGCTTTACGGGAATGTGCGATTACCGGCTTACCGACTACCATTAGCTTCCATCAAAAAATCCTGGAAAACCCAGACTTTCAGAAGGGGGATGTCTACACTAACTTTGTTGAAGAATTGATGCGACAGGAAGAGGAGCGGTAA
- a CDS encoding YggT family protein — protein MDGLAIASWTLGPLLALMTLLFIFRIVLAWYPQIDLAKFPFNLVAIPTEPFLVPSRKIIPPLGGVDITPIIWVGIVSLLREILLGQQGLLRMMF, from the coding sequence ATGGATGGTCTGGCGATCGCTTCCTGGACACTGGGTCCACTGCTGGCGCTGATGACACTGCTCTTCATCTTCCGCATTGTGCTGGCATGGTATCCACAGATTGACCTGGCAAAATTTCCCTTCAATCTGGTTGCAATTCCGACCGAACCTTTTCTGGTGCCTTCCCGCAAAATTATTCCTCCCCTGGGTGGAGTGGATATCACCCCTATCATCTGGGTTGGCATCGTCAGTCTGCTGCGGGAGATTTTGCTGGGGCAACAGGGGTTACTCAGGATGATGTTTTAG
- the psbX gene encoding photosystem II reaction center X protein, which translates to MTPSLVNFLWSLLLGFVIVVVPTLGALIFISQKDKIKRST; encoded by the coding sequence ATGACTCCGTCTTTAGTAAATTTCTTGTGGAGCCTGCTTTTAGGGTTCGTGATCGTCGTTGTCCCAACTTTAGGCGCACTGATTTTCATCAGTCAGAAGGATAAAATTAAACGCTCAACCTGA
- a CDS encoding Ycf66 family protein, giving the protein MVNFSLNPGSFLGIMLAVAGAALYLLRSQRPALARDHDIFFAAISLLSGGILFFQGWRLDPILQFLQYLLAGSAIFYAYDGIRLRGVTTQQAKRSAPIVDDERPVSQAYRYQAEFEELNPYDERPVTRRIPGSREPRSRRDDYDEDMRPRRSSRTSGEERLGPADVSEDRLRQRPRRSSSRPRPRPERSSGYSDIPDESDLREDRSPRPRGSAPRSSDPPVGSGRPRRSRPAAPEESAPPRSRGMDAEVSSSEYVDYRPVDSDDDNWGDY; this is encoded by the coding sequence ATGGTAAATTTCTCGCTGAATCCAGGCAGCTTTTTGGGAATCATGCTTGCAGTAGCAGGCGCTGCCCTTTATCTATTGAGATCTCAGCGTCCGGCACTGGCCCGCGATCATGACATTTTCTTTGCGGCCATTTCACTGCTGAGCGGCGGCATCCTGTTTTTCCAGGGGTGGCGACTGGATCCAATTCTGCAATTCTTACAGTATCTTCTGGCAGGTTCGGCTATTTTCTACGCCTACGATGGCATTCGCCTGCGCGGTGTGACAACACAACAAGCAAAGCGGAGTGCTCCGATTGTGGATGATGAGCGCCCGGTGAGTCAGGCTTACCGTTATCAGGCAGAATTTGAGGAATTAAATCCTTACGATGAGCGTCCGGTCACCCGGCGCATTCCAGGAAGCCGAGAGCCGCGTTCCAGACGGGATGACTACGACGAGGATATGCGCCCTCGTCGCTCCAGTCGAACCAGTGGCGAAGAACGGCTGGGACCAGCTGATGTTTCAGAGGACAGGCTTCGCCAGCGCCCCCGTCGAAGCAGCAGTAGACCCCGTCCTCGTCCTGAACGTTCCTCAGGATACTCTGACATTCCAGATGAGTCGGACTTGAGAGAAGACCGTTCTCCTCGTCCCCGTGGATCTGCTCCCCGTTCAAGTGATCCCCCAGTTGGTTCTGGCCGCCCCAGGCGCTCTCGCCCGGCAGCTCCAGAAGAGTCTGCGCCCCCCCGTAGCCGTGGAATGGATGCGGAGGTGTCTTCTTCTGAATATGTCGATTACCGTCCGGTAGACAGTGATGATGATAACTGGGGCGATTATTAG
- the psb35 gene encoding photosystem II assembly protein Psb35, with protein sequence MNGLMAAATSAGMHFPVAFTAVYVVGFIAAVTIGSIAWYNSKRPAGWEDKERPDFIPEVKSEDSTDS encoded by the coding sequence ATGAACGGATTGATGGCTGCCGCTACGAGTGCAGGAATGCACTTTCCTGTAGCGTTTACAGCGGTTTATGTTGTGGGTTTTATAGCGGCTGTGACGATTGGCTCCATTGCCTGGTACAACTCTAAGCGCCCTGCTGGATGGGAAGATAAAGAACGCCCTGACTTCATTCCAGAGGTCAAATCAGAAGACTCCACTGATTCATAG